Genomic DNA from Cucumis melo cultivar AY chromosome 10, USDA_Cmelo_AY_1.0, whole genome shotgun sequence:
CTTCGAAGGTATGTTTCCTTTAActctaatttcatttaattagggtagttttgttgcatgttaatctctaattAGTTAGATGCAATTTGAGTAAAGTTTCAACCCATAATTCCGCTGTGCATGTCTACTGTTTTtcatcatgtggtatcagagcatgcttaATTTTACTCAATTGCATATGGTAGGTGtcattttattagataaattgTGCGATGAACTAAATTGGATATATTATAGTTTTGGCAAACTAAATTAAGCTTGTTGTTTgtaataattattgtaattgGCTTGGGTTTTGTGGAGTGTcttttttttagaattgttaGAGTTGAATTTAGGCTGTAATTGCAAAAActgggagagagaaaagagaaattttGAAGATAGACTCGGATTATTGCATACAAACTTGAGAACCTGACTCGGATCCTGTTTGTGATCGAGATTCTCCTGCACGCCTAGTGTTCAGCATGTGGCTTTGCCATAGAGTGCCACTTCAACTCCGCGTGCTCGATCTGTGCATTCGACTTGCTCTTGAACCGGGTAGTACCCAGTTTCTAGCCTATGTCCGTGCACCCACCACGTGCCTGCTCCACCTGACCTGTTGCGACCCATTTCTTTGACCCGCGCGCATCTGGTGGTCTACTCTGTGAGTTTGGGCCGGTTCAAGCCAAATTAGTTGTGTCTTGGGCCAGTTCAACCTATTTTTGGACTACTTCAGCCTATTTTTGGTGGTTTTCTAGCTGGTTTGAGTGGTTCGGGAGCAATTATGTACTTCACCAAATTAATAATGTAATAATTTAGCTTTTAGCTTAATTTAGAAGTCAAAACCAGTCAATTTTAGGGTGTTCTAATTAATTCTGCATGTGatgtatttttaattaaaattaaaattgtatgtgcataaagtatgtcatatagatttaaaatcccaccataggttaacatgttcatgcactgaaagtatgttataatggttataatgtataatatgcatgttaattaattaatatgattaattaactagttaattaattaaattaactttaataaaatatgatttaattaaaagttaaataaattaaaatccatATTATTTGATTTCTTTATATAATCTTGGATGAATGTTATAGTTTTACCTAGTtcttttataagtgttataaaatgtataaacttttaaaatctataataaagataagtTGCATGCTCACCTAGTTGAAAAGCATATCAAACATTTTTTCatagatgcaattagagtaaagTTTCGATTCGTAATTTCGCTGCTCATGTCTATTCTTTTCCACCACCTACTTCTATGCGATGGCTCTTAGACTCAAATACTTTTCTTTGCATCACCCTTCTTCCAATTGCATCCTTCTTCATAGAATTTCTCTTTTACACTTAGTTAAAATAGCTTATCTCAACGGGGTTCCTCTTTAATAGGACTCCCTTTTAGATCAGAACCTCATAAAATATCTGATTTAAAGAGCCATTATTGTCCTATTTTATCGCAAAGACTTCTCCTAATCGACTAATTCTCTTGCTCGGCCAGTTGGTAAATCGAACTTCCTTACCATATCTTTTAGACAAGGATTGACTCGTGGGAGTTCGATTGTTATATCTCTTAGAATAGAAAACGTTAGTGAAGTTCTCAACCTTTTAGAGAGGGATACGTAGAAAACTATTTTTGTCTTATTACTACTCTAAAAAAGATATAATTTTATGCATAACCTATTTTGCTCAGTGTGTTTAATATGTTTAAATGATTGGATCGTTTCCTACCCTCTCATGTTAGCTTCTTTAAGAATTAAGATAAATTCCCTACTGGTGACCCCTATAGATGATTTAAGTAAGGGCCTTGATATTTCTTCTCGAGTACTCCTTCCATATAATTTTGGTCCCCATCAGCTGGGCGTAAAAGCTAAGTATAATTTTGGATAGATTTTTGAAAAGCGTCAAGGCAAGCTTGGTCGGGTTGTTCTTGATCATGTGACCAAGGCATACATGATACAAACTCACCTAGATAGGTGGGATTGTCAGCTTGTTGGCAGCTTAGCGATTTTGAATGGCTTATATGTGATTAAATGAGAGTGGGCTAGTAACAACCCTTCTGCTAAAGTGGAGTTAGATGCACTAGTAGTCATTGATCTTCTCAACGGAAAAGCAGGTTTTTTAGCTGAAATTGAGACTCCCATTGAGGACATTTTGTTTGTAGGGAATTTGGTAATATTGTATATTTTTGTGACATCTATCAAAAGGTGAACATTTCTGCCTATTTCATTTGCAAATTTGTCATATTTTCAAGGTTGTTCTTTAGAGTGGAATGATGCTTTTCTAGATTATCTTCACCTCTCATGCGCATGTTTAGGAGTTATGGAAGGAAGAGTAGATTGTGATGTTTGTTGGTTGCTTGTCTTTGGcctaaataaaaaagaaaaaaaaaaaagttgctAGAAGCCTTATGTCTCGAAGTTGGTATTTAGATTCATGTGTTCTTCCTCTTTGAATgaaagttatttttatttatgatcCAAATTTAAAACTATCCAAGAGGACTAACCATCAAATATATGGAAAGTATTAAGTTATTTGATAACGATTTTgattttattctatattttcaatagggaaattttcataaatataataaaccactaaaatatttttattgctcgtgtaataaaatccataaagttagtcattttttaaatattccgaGTTTGTCCTTTCGTCTTTCTTATTCTCTTCGTTGCAATTTCTTCCTATCGtatgtcttctttttttttctgctgtgatttctttccatcgtttttcttctttttctcttcttttcttacGATCATGTACACAAAATAGCCAAATccccaatctaaatgatcgtgtaaaaaaataaatgatcgtctAGACAAGTTTagtataccaaaagaattttaaaaaactcgtttagtcaaatccgattgtatataaagaatcttaaaaaaaaaataaacgatcgtctaaacaaatctaaacgattgtgtactaagagaatcttgaaaaaattcgttcagccaaatctaaacaatcgtgtaccaaattttgaaaaaaatcaacgatcaaatctaaaccgatcgtgtaaccaaattaaatgatcgtgtaaccaaattaaacgatagaattgaaaaaataaataatttagattgggctatccaaatctaaatgatcgcaaaccaaatatattatgcgagTTGTTGACAatgtggttgacgggacatttttggtattttctattgtgggcctatggatttttttcgttttcggaattattctatatagtataaatattttgccgctttgttatgtttttgaaaagaccccttttcaatatttatttatttttgtctcattatttttctttgattatAGTTTTAATCTTGGTTAATTTACATAGATGTAACAAAACCTCTAAATATTTATTACCcatataacaaaataagaaaaacccATGAAACCTaactatttttttcataaattccattTATGTTGGTTTTGAATATTGCGGGATGAGTTGCGTACTTCTTTGctttttctttgcaatttattcatctcctcttccagattttctttcttcggGGCGTTTAGAGTATAAGATCTAATcgtttaaatctcctatttcatcttcatcatcttcgaTAAGAATTCTAAAGTGTTCAAAAGATTAGTGAAAAATGTTAACAAAACAACTAGGTACCGTTGCATTTCTAAACGATTGCaaaccaaaatctaaacaatcatgtataTTGTATTATACGATAGTTAGATTTGATGTTTTTCACAATCATTTACATTAGACTACACGATCGCTTACAATAACCGACATGATCGTTTCCCTTTCACTGCAAAATTGTTTATCCTTGCACTGTGATTAGATTATATTATTCAATTGTTTCTGTCTGAAACTTTCTCACCATCGTTTATTATCCAATCGTTTAAATTCgaagtatttttttcaatcGTTTAAAATGAATTACATGATTGGTATCATGCTATAAATTGTCGTTTAGACTGTAGTACACGATGGTTTATAAGAAGATTACTTGAATAAGACTTTTTAGTCGCTTGTGGCCGATTAGTCGTGTGTTGACTAGAGTGTGTTTTTGGTATTTCACATTTTGGGCTTATGAaattttttcgttttcaaaattattctataggccgatttgttatattttttaaagaaccCCTTTAATCTCTAGACAAAAAGCACATTCAAAATCTAGAAAGAAAACTACTTTTTTGACCTTTTAAAAGTTGACATTGGTGTTCATAGACTTGGTTTTTACAGCCAAAAATTAGagaaatggaagaaagaaaaaaacgttaatttttttaaaatttaattacagTTAATAGCagttaaagatttttttttttttttttgaaccaATAGATTGGTAATACTAAAAGATGTCATAAATTTACAAAGATAATGTCTAGTTTTCTTAAGAAAACATGCATTTTAGTTcttatgacattttttttcctatatTCATGCATCATTAAGACTCATTTGAGAATATATAATAAAGTATAATAAGATTAGTTATGAAATTTTAAGGTAACTATTGAAATATTATCcacaaattttattattatattaaaaaggAAACGATTGATTTGATTagattatatttaataataataatatgggTGGCCACATTTTCAACAAAGATGACAAATTGTGATCACACTTTCAACATAGTTGACAATTGTGGTTTTGTACTTTATTATTCATGTTTGACCATCTTTTACCATTCCTTCCTATCCCTTTGTTTGTCAATTTTCCATTAAAGCTTTTAATAAATGTCAAAGCATTTTTGGTTCACTCAAATCTTTGCATTCAAAAAAATTGGACAAATTACATGTAGCATTTTTAACTTAGAAAAGTAAAAAATACCCTTGACAAACTATTACTTGACTAGATGTATAACATACAATTTGTAGTGTGAATCTTGAAATTAGAGGTTGAACGAACGagtattttttatcttttaaaatttctagattcgattaatatattaataataaaaagagagaaaaaaaaaaacaacttttggctgtttcgtttcttttttctttaaattaaaaaaaaaacaaatatcgCTTAAAATATGAAACCTAACTTATTTCTCGAATCGATGCGACCATGTGACCAAAGTTTTTATAAATCACTACTTAATTGacacatcaattttttttaattgattgTTTTTTGATTCTCCATGTGCCTAATTAAGATTTTAgtaaaattaataattgtaaaatgtttaaagatgaaaataaaaatcaccttAAAATTATAGGCCATTATTCAAAGTTTATATCATACAAACACAAACATTATTCATAATCCCACATGAAAGAAAATCAGTAGAATAACTAATCTACCTTTAGTTtacaactttttaaaatacGACTACTTCTCATCTTCAATTGAGACTGCTGAATGTGGATATGTACacacaaggaaaaaaaaaattattatgtgGAGTGTGTGGTTATAAAACGTACACTAAAATGTACAAGGTTTGAATTAAGAAGATTAAAAACTTGGGAGATTTAACTTACTTTATCAAGCCAATTAACTAGCTCTTGAGTTGAAGGTCTCTCTTTAGGTACCTTAGATAAGCAAAGACATGCTATATCAAGAACTTCTACCATCACCGTTTCGTTCTTCTTATCGTATACTAATGTGTCGAACACTTCACTTACTTTTTTGTCTTTCCTCATTTGGAACACCCAAGAGATCAGGTCTCGAAGTCCTTTCGGTCTGCACATGTCTATTGGTCTTTTACCTGTCAAAAGCTCTAATAAAACAACTCCAAAACTGTACACATCTCCTTTGTAGGTTGCAACCGAGGATTGTCCATACTCGGGTGGAATGTAGCCCAATGTACCAACAAGATCGGTTGTTACGTGGGTATCATAGGGAAGAATGAGTCTTGCAAGACCAAAATCAGCTAAATGAGCTTTAAaatttttgtctaaaagaatgTTACTCGACTTTATATCTCGATGAAGGATATGGGGTTCACAGAATTGATGCAAATAAGCCAGCCCCCCAGCAGCCCCCCGAGCAATCTGCAGTCGGGTATCCCAGTCGAGGCAAGACGGACCATCAGGTTTTTCATGTAACCAGTAATCTAAGCTACCATTCTCCATGTAAGAGTAAATTAAAAGCCTGTCGTTCTTATACATACAATACCCCTGAAGAAGAACAAGATTTGGATGCTGAGCACGTGAAAGTGTTTCGATTTCTGCTTGAAATTCTCTGTCCATTTGACCGCAATCACCAGACAATCGTTTTATGGCAACCTTTCTACTGTCAGGAAGAGTAGCTTTGTAAACTAAACCGAAACCCCCACAGCCAATGATATTTTCTTGATCAAAGTCATTTGTCGATTTCAAAATATCCTCCAGCGAGAGACTTCCATTGTCATTGTTTGGGAACAAAACTACCAATCCTGCCTTGACTTCCTCCAAGTCATTATTGTCAATGTTAGACACTTCGTTTTCAGGATCTCCAACTCTTCCCCGAGGTGGCCGAAGCATAAACACAACTACAAATGTTGTGAGAAAAATGATTCCAAAGATAACACCCACGATTATACCTATAAGAGACCCCGTGACCATTCTTGATTTGCGGGTTACTACCAGAGGATCTCCATCAATTGATGCACAGAGATCATCTTGGACACAAAAATTGTTTCCTTCAAAGCTAGAGTTGGCAAAGGTATGAAACTGACCTCCTTTAAGAATCGCTCCATGTAATTGATTGTACGCGACACTGAACTTGGACAAAAAGTTAAGCTTTTGCAGTGATGGTGGAATTATTCCTGAAAGTTTGTTGTGAGAAAGATCTAGAGTCTCTAAACTAACCATCCCAGAGAGGCTGCTCGGAATTGATCCCGACAAACTGTTGAATTTCAAATCAAGAACCATAATCTGCTTAAGATTTCCAAACTCTGGCCAGATAGGTCCACTGAGATTATTAAAACCAAGGTCCAAAGTGGGTGGAAATCTCCATACTTGATTGTACTGCCATCCAGTTCCATTTCTTTTTACGAAAAGAGAAAAATCCGGTGACGCAGGTTCATCAAGCAAGAAGTTTCTGTCAATGTAACTTTTCATTTGAGTAATCTCTTTCGGGATAGTTCCGATGAATGAATTATTAGATAAATCCAAGTAAAACATGAATTGAAATTCACCGAACCAGGATGGAATGTTTCCTCCAAGACGGTTCCATGACAAATCCAAAAACTGCAACTTATTAGAACTTCTCAACCACTGGGGTATCATTCCCTTCAATCCACAATTAGCAATTATAAAAACTTGGAGACTCTTGAAATGCAAGTTAGGATCATCTCCCAACACTTCGCCATGGAAGTTAAAGGTCAGAACCACAGTACTTAAACTCTGACAATGTTGCAAGACATTAAGAGCAGACGAAACATTAACAATGCTCGTATTTGTAAGTGATAAATACGATAGGCTCTGAAAATTTCTAAAGCTTTCAGGGATCTGACCGCCGAGCTTGTTCCTAGCAAGGTTTATGCTTCTCAGTTGCGTACAAGAGGGAAGATTACTAGGTATAAATCCCTGAAACCTATTAGAGCCTAAATCAAGTGTAACCAGGCTTTTCATTGCTGAACAATTAAGATCGAGATTTCCTCCTATTGAATTGTTTCTCAAATTTAGGACAGAGAGTGAAGCAGAGTTTGACAAGGACTTGGGAATCCTCCCACTAAACCTATTAGACTCAGCAACAAAGAAACTCAAATTCACAGAGTTGTAAAAAACATCTGGAATTTCACCAAAAAACTCATTAGATGACAAATCCAACCGAACAAGGCTTGTTAGATTCCCAACAATTCTATTCAAAGAACCAGAAAGCTTGTTATTCTGAACAGACAAATGGGTCAATTTTCTCAATCCAGAAACCTCATTAGGTATCCCACCACTAATAAAATTCGATTCGAGATGTAGTCTCTTCAAAGAAACACACTCGGCAACTTGAAAAGGAAACACACCAAAAAAATCATTGAAACTCAGATTCAGAACCTCAATAAAAGTGGAGTTGATACAAATCCCAAATGGAAGAACACCGTTGAATAAATTACGAGAAACATTAAGAATCCGAAGGGAAGGCAAATGGACGGTACCTGTTGAGAAGTCCCCCAAGAACTGATTAAAGCTGAGATCAAAAACTTCCAAGTGTGGGAGCTGAAACAGAGCCAAAGGAATAGAGCCAGTGAGGGTATTACAGGACAAATTGAGAACTGTAAGGTGTTCGAACCTTGCAATTGAGTTTGGTAATTGACCAACTAGCTTTCTCCCACCAAGCTCAATCTTCACAACCCTCCCAGAAGAGTCACAAGTGAGGCCAGTACAAGTGCAGCAATTCGAGGAACAGTTAGCGTGCAATCCATCGATTTGAGAACTAAAACTACGGTGGAAGTCCTGAAAGGCCTCAGAATCATTGGAATGGCAAATTAAGGGGTCTTGGGAACAAGAGAGATGGAATTGGAGAAAGATGGAGAGGGGAAGAAGGATGGAGAAGAAATTTTGAAGAGCCATTTTGGATTTTGGGGAATTGGCGTTGTGAAGGGTTTGGGATATTGGGAGAAAGAATAAGGAAAAATGgagggggagagagagagagagatggaggAAAATGGAAGAAGTGAAGGAGAAATGGGATGAAAAGGTGTAACGGTGAAGCTCCATTGTCAAAGCTGGACGATGGTGGCAAGAGTCAAATGGTTGGTGGCTGACCTCATCCTCGTCACGTGCGCGTAGAAAATagaccttttttttcttttttttttttacttgatttaattttatatttcattttaaaattaaaaactaaaaagaattaaatagatattgatttaaaaaagattaaatatagaGTGGTTTAATGATGTTGATGGATGAGTGGAAGTGGAGGGTGGCGGACGGCGGTCATCATGTGTCTGTGTCAATTCTCatacctttttatttttctccttCTTTGTGGCTTAATTTTAGGATGGTTGTATTAGTTGTCAAATACATTTACCATATTTGAAAATCTACCATTATTTGGTTTTCTAATTACCCAATACCATAAAAAGAATTCTTCTAAACTTTGTGTTTTCTTTCCCTCACCTTTATAAACTTTTAAATCTTTCAAAACCATCCTTAAACCAATTCAAAAATACTTTCCATCTAGGTTGAATTAttgaaaaatttcataaatatcatttaaaaaaaaaatactattatCAATCTAATTTTTACATCAAATTTCTTAgcacaaaaaaacaaaaaaaataaaatttcaagttAAAACCAAAGTTTTAAATCTCCATCGATATGTAGATATCTCTATCGATATTTTCACATTtacatggactaaatgtccaTAAAATAGATGAATCATTATTTCCACTACATCTTAAAACAGTTCATGAATCACTAAAAATAAACATCAAAATCATACTAATATAAATAACATCACATTTacttatttgaaaaattaaaaaaaaaagttatttgataatttaaatttattttgatttttttatactttgtttaaaaatatCCATCGAAATCAAAATTTCTGTAAAATTAAGATATATCTATCAACATAATATTTTAAACCTTgtttaaaacataaaatctcgtcaagttttaaaataaaaatttctccTTAGAACATAATAAACCaataatcaaacaaaaaaatctCACACTAATAAATATGTTGGAATATCATTGtgtgttaatagtcaaatacattttttatttaacaattaATTGTATGTTAATTATAACAATAACTATAGAGTTTGGTTGTGTTCGAGATCTATCATTGTGTGTTAATAGTTAAATAAATTTAAGACTTtggttttaacttaaaatttaggTTTTCATTTTGGTTGGCAAGAAAATTTATGTAAAATTTGGACCAATAAGAGTATTTTTAAACTCTTTTCAAGCTTAAAggtatttatgaaaattttcaatagtTAGAGGaatttttcaaacaaactttaatGATTCCTCCAAAATTAACGGTACGGATATTTTTGaaacatttataaaagtttaagggcatttttgaaaattttgaaagttggaGAGTATATTTTACGTAAACTATAAAGTTCAAGggcaatttttataatttaatccaaaaataTTTAGGAGCAATTGCAACTATAGTAAtcaaaataaaactattattaaatataatataatgtaaaAGAATTTGTAGACatagtaaaatctaaatttaacTTGTGAAGTCTATCAAAGATAAAGTCTATCACTTATAGTATTAGGGTTATATCCAAAATCTCATCATCACTAATGTATAAGcaaattatttgtttaataaaataatgagttactttagaaataactcaattcaataaacaaaaattcaagattatttaatattaactTGAACAACATGTAGAGATATACGAATAAGATTGGATATCTTATATTGGTGATACTATCGATACGACTCATTTTGCAATTGTTACAATCATTTCAATCCAAATTGTTTAGGTAGAGACATGCAAGTGAGTGTAAAGACATGCAAGTTATTTCGAATAAGTGTATGAGACATCCTGAGAGAAAGGatgtgaaaaaagaaaagacgaTGTGAAGAAAAATGCTTAAGTTTAAGTTCTATCTCATAAAGGTAAGCGACACGATAAGAATAATTGGGAGAAGAAGAAGTTTGTGATGGATGCCAAGAGTTAGACGTTTAGTGTAGTAA
This window encodes:
- the LOC103499115 gene encoding phytosulfokine receptor 1; the encoded protein is MELHRYTFSSHFSFTSSIFLHLSLSLPLHFSLFFLPISQTLHNANSPKSKMALQNFFSILLPLSIFLQFHLSCSQDPLICHSNDSEAFQDFHRSFSSQIDGLHANCSSNCCTCTGLTCDSSGRVVKIELGGRKLVGQLPNSIARFEHLTVLNLSCNTLTGSIPLALFQLPHLEVFDLSFNQFLGDFSTGTVHLPSLRILNVSRNLFNGVLPFGICINSTFIEVLNLSFNDFFGVFPFQVAECVSLKRLHLESNFISGGIPNEVSGLRKLTHLSVQNNKLSGSLNRIVGNLTSLVRLDLSSNEFFGEIPDVFYNSVNLSFFVAESNRFSGRIPKSLSNSASLSVLNLRNNSIGGNLDLNCSAMKSLVTLDLGSNRFQGFIPSNLPSCTQLRSINLARNKLGGQIPESFRNFQSLSYLSLTNTSIVNVSSALNVLQHCQSLSTVVLTFNFHGEVLGDDPNLHFKSLQVFIIANCGLKGMIPQWLRSSNKLQFLDLSWNRLGGNIPSWFGEFQFMFYLDLSNNSFIGTIPKEITQMKSYIDRNFLLDEPASPDFSLFVKRNGTGWQYNQVWRFPPTLDLGFNNLSGPIWPEFGNLKQIMVLDLKFNSLSGSIPSSLSGMVSLETLDLSHNKLSGIIPPSLQKLNFLSKFSVAYNQLHGAILKGGQFHTFANSSFEGNNFCVQDDLCASIDGDPLVVTRKSRMVTGSLIGIIVGVIFGIIFLTTFVVVFMLRPPRGRVGDPENEVSNIDNNDLEEVKAGLVVLFPNNDNGSLSLEDILKSTNDFDQENIIGCGGFGLVYKATLPDSRKVAIKRLSGDCGQMDREFQAEIETLSRAQHPNLVLLQGYCMYKNDRLLIYSYMENGSLDYWLHEKPDGPSCLDWDTRLQIARGAAGGLAYLHQFCEPHILHRDIKSSNILLDKNFKAHLADFGLARLILPYDTHVTTDLVGTLGYIPPEYGQSSVATYKGDVYSFGVVLLELLTGKRPIDMCRPKGLRDLISWVFQMRKDKKVSEVFDTLVYDKKNETVMVEVLDIACLCLSKVPKERPSTQELVNWLDKVS